One Dreissena polymorpha isolate Duluth1 chromosome 9, UMN_Dpol_1.0, whole genome shotgun sequence genomic window carries:
- the LOC127846496 gene encoding uncharacterized protein LOC127846496 isoform X2, protein MMFQRKLMKNGVILNPKVMDVKPVLSSPDTDILHGHVQHGHIYIPSSRGLPSIVSTSVPSVDSQPSNPGQDANIFLLSLSPQSSQPKYYQQQQPQLVTTVTTPQYVFDEILDVGDQIREEHKLQRSQFGSQAVLLDFECEQSMPSVPHSALDPVVTLAFENEANAVSTCQVQVLSMSVNPSLYIASSFVTAARSKSIDARDYGDKSCKKDVPTNQSIGLARDITDRMDKKIAILPVNDRIDPQMPMHLISCDLKSNIWQDVSESHNNEMPLAMSSTIIVEMSEVDATSEVVNSNLVEESVEYFSDDYEEIFIERDKRKSKSYHSSLPAPKRVCGEASSGVVGNPRGTSSESEESEDT, encoded by the coding sequence ATGATGTTTCAAAGGAAGCTGATGAAAAATGGTGTCATTTTGAATCCCAAGGTAATGGATGTTAAACCGGTTCTGTCCTCACCAGACACAGACATTTTGCATGGCCATGTACAGCATGGGCATATTTATATCCCCAGTTCAAGGGGTTTGCCATCCATTGTATCCACTTCAGTTCCTTCAGTGGATAGCCAGCCTTCCAACCCTGGCCAGGatgcaaatatttttttgctAAGTCTTTCACCTCAGAGTTCACAGCCTAAATACTACCAGCAGCAGCAGCCACAACTGGTAACCACAGTAACGACCCCGCAATATGTGTTTGATGAAATACTGGATGTTGGTGATCAAATCCGTGAGGAACACAAGTTACAACGTAGCCAGTTTGGTTCTCAAGCAGTTTTGTTAGATTTTGAATGTGAGCAGTCTATGCCAAGTGTACCACATTCTGCACTTGATCCTGTAGTTACTTTGGCTTTTGAAAATGAAGCAAATGCTGTGAGCACTTGCCAGGTTCAGGTTTTATCTATGAGTGTTAATCCGTCCTTATATATAGCTAGCAGTTTTGTGACAGCTGCCAGGTCTAAATCTATTGATGCAAGGGATTATGGTGATAAATCATGTAAAAAGGATGTTCCAACAAATCAGTCTATTGGTTTGGCAAGAGATATAACAGACAGGATGGACAAAAAAATTGCAATTTTACCAGTGAATGATCGGATTGATCCACAGATGCCAATGCATTTAATCAGCTGTGAtttaaagtcaaatatatggcaagACGTATCTGAAAGTCATAACAATGAAATGCCTTTGGCAATGAGTTCTACaattattgttgaaatgtcaGAAGTTGATGCGACATCGGAGGTAGTGAATTCCAATCTGGTAGAAGAGTCTGTTGAATACTTTTCTGATGACTATGAAGAGATTTTCATTGAAAGAGACAAAAGGAAAAGCAAGAGCTATCATTCATCTCTTCCGGCACCAAAGAGGGTTTGTGGTGAAGCTTCGTCCGGAGTCGTAGGCAATCCCAGAGGTACTTCATCAG
- the LOC127846496 gene encoding uncharacterized protein LOC127846496 isoform X1, whose translation MMFQRKLMKNGVILNPKVMDVKPVLSSPDTDILHGHVQHGHIYIPSSRGLPSIVSTSVPSVDSQPSNPGQDANIFLLSLSPQSSQPKYYQQQQPQLVTTVTTPQYVFDEILDVGDQIREEHKLQRSQFGSQAVLLDFECEQSMPSVPHSALDPVVTLAFENEANAVSTCQVQVLSMSVNPSLYIASSFVTAARSKSIDARDYGDKSCKKDVPTNQSIGLARDITDRMDKKIAILPVNDRIDPQMPMHLISCDLKSNIWQDVSESHNNEMPLAMSSTIIVEMSEVDATSEVVNSNLVEESVEYFSDDYEEIFIERDKRKSKSYHSSLPAPKRVCGEASSGVVGNPRGTSSEFCRKDYPPFSETS comes from the coding sequence ATGATGTTTCAAAGGAAGCTGATGAAAAATGGTGTCATTTTGAATCCCAAGGTAATGGATGTTAAACCGGTTCTGTCCTCACCAGACACAGACATTTTGCATGGCCATGTACAGCATGGGCATATTTATATCCCCAGTTCAAGGGGTTTGCCATCCATTGTATCCACTTCAGTTCCTTCAGTGGATAGCCAGCCTTCCAACCCTGGCCAGGatgcaaatatttttttgctAAGTCTTTCACCTCAGAGTTCACAGCCTAAATACTACCAGCAGCAGCAGCCACAACTGGTAACCACAGTAACGACCCCGCAATATGTGTTTGATGAAATACTGGATGTTGGTGATCAAATCCGTGAGGAACACAAGTTACAACGTAGCCAGTTTGGTTCTCAAGCAGTTTTGTTAGATTTTGAATGTGAGCAGTCTATGCCAAGTGTACCACATTCTGCACTTGATCCTGTAGTTACTTTGGCTTTTGAAAATGAAGCAAATGCTGTGAGCACTTGCCAGGTTCAGGTTTTATCTATGAGTGTTAATCCGTCCTTATATATAGCTAGCAGTTTTGTGACAGCTGCCAGGTCTAAATCTATTGATGCAAGGGATTATGGTGATAAATCATGTAAAAAGGATGTTCCAACAAATCAGTCTATTGGTTTGGCAAGAGATATAACAGACAGGATGGACAAAAAAATTGCAATTTTACCAGTGAATGATCGGATTGATCCACAGATGCCAATGCATTTAATCAGCTGTGAtttaaagtcaaatatatggcaagACGTATCTGAAAGTCATAACAATGAAATGCCTTTGGCAATGAGTTCTACaattattgttgaaatgtcaGAAGTTGATGCGACATCGGAGGTAGTGAATTCCAATCTGGTAGAAGAGTCTGTTGAATACTTTTCTGATGACTATGAAGAGATTTTCATTGAAAGAGACAAAAGGAAAAGCAAGAGCTATCATTCATCTCTTCCGGCACCAAAGAGGGTTTGTGGTGAAGCTTCGTCCGGAGTCGTAGGCAATCCCAGAGGTACTTCATCAG
- the LOC127846496 gene encoding uncharacterized protein LOC127846496 isoform X3, translated as MMFQRKLMKNGVILNPKVMDVKPVLSSPDTDILHGHVQHGHIYIPSSRGLPSIVSTSVPSVDSQPSNPGQDANIFLLSLSPQSSQPKYYQQQQPQLVTTVTTPQYVFDEILDVGDQIREEHKLQRSQFGSQAVLLDFECEQSMPSVPHSALDPVVTLAFENEANAVSTCQVQVLSMSVNPSLYIASSFVTAARSKSIDARDYGDKSCKKDVPTNQSIGLARDITDRMDKKIAILPVNDRIDPQMPMHLISCDLKSNIWQDVSESHNNEMPLAMSSTIIVEMSEVDATSEVVNSNLVEESVEYFSDDYEEIFIERDKRKSKSYHSSLPAPKRVCGEASSGVVGNPRESEESEDT; from the coding sequence ATGATGTTTCAAAGGAAGCTGATGAAAAATGGTGTCATTTTGAATCCCAAGGTAATGGATGTTAAACCGGTTCTGTCCTCACCAGACACAGACATTTTGCATGGCCATGTACAGCATGGGCATATTTATATCCCCAGTTCAAGGGGTTTGCCATCCATTGTATCCACTTCAGTTCCTTCAGTGGATAGCCAGCCTTCCAACCCTGGCCAGGatgcaaatatttttttgctAAGTCTTTCACCTCAGAGTTCACAGCCTAAATACTACCAGCAGCAGCAGCCACAACTGGTAACCACAGTAACGACCCCGCAATATGTGTTTGATGAAATACTGGATGTTGGTGATCAAATCCGTGAGGAACACAAGTTACAACGTAGCCAGTTTGGTTCTCAAGCAGTTTTGTTAGATTTTGAATGTGAGCAGTCTATGCCAAGTGTACCACATTCTGCACTTGATCCTGTAGTTACTTTGGCTTTTGAAAATGAAGCAAATGCTGTGAGCACTTGCCAGGTTCAGGTTTTATCTATGAGTGTTAATCCGTCCTTATATATAGCTAGCAGTTTTGTGACAGCTGCCAGGTCTAAATCTATTGATGCAAGGGATTATGGTGATAAATCATGTAAAAAGGATGTTCCAACAAATCAGTCTATTGGTTTGGCAAGAGATATAACAGACAGGATGGACAAAAAAATTGCAATTTTACCAGTGAATGATCGGATTGATCCACAGATGCCAATGCATTTAATCAGCTGTGAtttaaagtcaaatatatggcaagACGTATCTGAAAGTCATAACAATGAAATGCCTTTGGCAATGAGTTCTACaattattgttgaaatgtcaGAAGTTGATGCGACATCGGAGGTAGTGAATTCCAATCTGGTAGAAGAGTCTGTTGAATACTTTTCTGATGACTATGAAGAGATTTTCATTGAAAGAGACAAAAGGAAAAGCAAGAGCTATCATTCATCTCTTCCGGCACCAAAGAGGGTTTGTGGTGAAGCTTCGTCCGGAGTCGTAGGCAATCCCAGAG